The Breoghania sp. genome has a segment encoding these proteins:
- a CDS encoding outer membrane protein assembly factor BamD, whose protein sequence is MPLVAVLALGACASKETDDLALDDTPADQLYNEGLAFRAAGDLREATKKFEEVDRLHPYSEYARKSLINLAFTHYSRGQYPEAISAAKRFATLYPGSPDAAYALYIMGNSYFHQIPDVTRDQQVTARALATMRELVQRYPDSEYASDARKKIRVTVDQLAGKEMETGRYYLKRRNYVAAINRFRYVVENYQETRHIEEALSRLTEAYYAMGVVNEAQTAAAVLGHNYPESQWYKDSYSLLKKGGYEPSANPRSWISRAFESIKVL, encoded by the coding sequence ATGCCCCTCGTGGCCGTGCTGGCCCTTGGTGCCTGTGCGTCCAAGGAGACGGATGACCTGGCGCTGGACGATACGCCCGCAGACCAGCTCTACAATGAAGGCCTCGCCTTCCGCGCCGCCGGTGACCTGCGAGAGGCCACCAAGAAGTTCGAGGAAGTCGACCGGCTTCACCCCTATTCCGAATATGCGCGCAAGTCGCTGATCAACCTTGCCTTCACGCATTATTCGCGCGGCCAGTATCCGGAAGCGATTTCCGCTGCGAAGCGCTTTGCAACGCTTTATCCCGGTTCGCCCGACGCCGCCTATGCGCTCTACATCATGGGCAACTCCTATTTCCACCAGATCCCGGACGTGACGCGCGATCAGCAGGTGACGGCGCGCGCCCTCGCGACCATGCGTGAACTGGTGCAACGCTATCCCGACAGCGAATATGCCAGCGATGCGCGCAAGAAGATCCGCGTGACCGTCGATCAGCTCGCCGGCAAGGAGATGGAGACGGGGCGCTACTACCTGAAGCGCCGCAATTATGTCGCCGCCATCAACCGCTTCCGCTACGTGGTCGAGAACTATCAGGAAACGCGCCATATCGAGGAGGCGCTTTCGCGTCTGACGGAAGCCTACTATGCGATGGGCGTGGTCAACGAGGCGCAGACGGCTGCCGCCGTGCTCGGCCACAACTATCCGGAAAGCCAGTGGTACAAGGATTCCTATTCGCTGCTGAAAAAGGGCGGGTATGAGCCTTCGGCCAATCCGCGGAGCTGGATCAGCCGCGCGTTTGAAAGTATCAAGGTTCTCTAG
- the recN gene encoding DNA repair protein RecN, with product MLAALSIRDIVLIDRLDIDFTGGMTVLTGETGAGKSILLDALSLALGGRGDAGLVRHGADQGQVTAAFDVAMSHPARALLSQNDIDDDGDIILRRVQSADGRTRAFVNDRPVSASLMRDIGSRLVEIHGQHDERALVDPASHRRLLDAFGGLEAQAGEVAESNQAVRRTQRALREHEDRVEKARREADFLRSAAEELAVLDPRPGEEEELAERRQAMMRVEKIAGDLGEAVETLNGTASPIPEIASLMRRLERKSEASGGLVDQPVHLMGQALDLLEEARGELEAAFRRTEFDPRELEASEERLFALRAAGRKFSVPVDELADLRKRMEADLADLDAGEEKLGALKAALKDAQAAYDAKAGALSEARRKTAAALEAAVAGELPELKLEHARFIVEISSDPEARAPEGIDQVEFWVQTNPGTRPGPMMKVASGGELSRFLLALKVSLADKGSAPTLVFDEIDTGVGGAVAEAIGIRLARLATQVQVLTVTHAPQVAARAVGHLLIAKDKVDAERVATRVAPLEDHARREEIARMLAGAVITDEARAAAAKLMAGT from the coding sequence ATGCTGGCAGCTCTCTCGATCCGCGATATCGTTTTGATCGACCGGCTGGACATCGATTTCACCGGTGGCATGACGGTGCTGACCGGTGAAACCGGCGCGGGCAAATCCATCCTTCTCGATGCTTTGTCGCTGGCCCTTGGCGGGCGCGGCGATGCCGGGCTCGTGCGTCATGGCGCCGATCAGGGGCAGGTGACCGCGGCTTTCGATGTCGCGATGAGCCATCCGGCCCGTGCGCTTCTTTCCCAAAACGATATCGATGACGATGGCGACATCATCCTGCGCCGTGTGCAAAGCGCGGATGGGCGGACGCGCGCTTTCGTCAATGACAGGCCGGTCTCGGCAAGTCTGATGCGCGATATCGGTTCGCGGCTCGTCGAAATTCACGGTCAGCACGATGAACGCGCGCTGGTGGACCCGGCAAGCCATCGCAGGCTGCTTGATGCGTTCGGCGGGCTGGAAGCGCAGGCGGGCGAGGTGGCGGAAAGCAATCAGGCCGTGCGCCGAACCCAGCGCGCCCTTCGCGAGCACGAGGATCGGGTGGAGAAGGCGCGGCGCGAGGCCGATTTCCTGCGTTCGGCTGCGGAAGAGCTGGCCGTTCTCGATCCCAGGCCTGGCGAGGAAGAGGAACTTGCGGAACGCCGTCAGGCGATGATGCGGGTTGAGAAGATCGCGGGCGATCTGGGCGAGGCGGTGGAAACGCTGAACGGCACGGCTTCGCCGATCCCGGAAATCGCGAGCCTGATGCGCAGGCTTGAGCGCAAGTCGGAAGCCTCCGGCGGGCTGGTCGATCAGCCTGTGCACCTGATGGGGCAGGCGCTTGATCTGCTGGAAGAGGCGCGCGGCGAGCTTGAGGCCGCCTTCCGCAGGACCGAATTCGATCCACGCGAGCTTGAGGCTTCGGAAGAAAGGCTCTTTGCGCTCAGGGCGGCCGGGCGAAAGTTCTCCGTTCCGGTCGATGAGCTTGCCGATCTGCGCAAGCGCATGGAAGCAGATCTCGCCGATCTCGATGCGGGCGAGGAAAAGCTGGGTGCGCTGAAAGCCGCGCTCAAGGATGCGCAGGCGGCCTATGACGCCAAGGCGGGAGCCTTGAGTGAGGCTCGGCGCAAGACGGCGGCGGCGCTGGAGGCTGCGGTTGCGGGCGAATTGCCGGAGCTGAAGCTGGAGCACGCGCGTTTTATCGTGGAAATCTCCAGCGACCCGGAGGCGCGTGCGCCGGAAGGCATCGATCAGGTGGAATTCTGGGTGCAAACCAACCCCGGCACGCGGCCTGGCCCCATGATGAAGGTTGCCTCGGGCGGCGAGCTTTCGCGCTTTCTGTTGGCGCTGAAGGTCTCATTGGCCGACAAGGGCTCCGCGCCGACGCTCGTTTTTGACGAAATCGACACCGGTGTCGGCGGCGCGGTGGCGGAGGCGATTGGTATCCGGCTGGCCCGACTTGCCACACAGGTACAGGTTCTCACCGTCACCCACGCCCCGCAAGTGGCCGCACGTGCTGTGGGACATCTGCTCATCGCCAAGGACAAGGTGGATGCGGAGCGCGTGGCGACCCGGGTTGCGCCGCTGGAAGATCATGCAAGGCGCGAGGAAATCGCGCGCATGCTGGCAGGCGCGGTCATCACCGACGAAGCGCGGGCTGCGGCTGCCAAGCTGATGGCGGGGACCTGA
- a CDS encoding D-alanine--D-alanine ligase has translation MAKHVAVLMGGWSSERPVSLTSGNACADALEERGYRVSRVDVDRDIAKVLAELRPDVAFNALHGPFGEDGCIQGLLEILQIPYTHSGVMASSLAMNKDRAKAVMSAAGVPVVEHRIMNRADVAREHPMKPPYVIKPVNEGSSFGVLIVGEGEAYPPEQLYSADWPYGERIMVERFVAGRELTCAVMGDVALGVIDIVADKHQFYDFDAKYAPGGSKHILPAEISPNIYHEVQKLTLKAHEALGCRGVSRADFRLDDRLHGTGELICLEVNTQPGMTPTSLVPDMAAHAGHDFGELVRWIVEDASCAR, from the coding sequence ATGGCGAAGCATGTCGCAGTGCTGATGGGCGGGTGGTCGTCGGAGAGGCCGGTGAGCCTGACTTCCGGCAATGCCTGTGCCGATGCGCTGGAGGAGCGCGGTTATCGCGTCAGCCGGGTCGATGTCGATCGCGACATCGCCAAGGTGCTGGCCGAATTGCGCCCGGACGTCGCCTTCAACGCGCTGCATGGACCTTTCGGCGAAGACGGCTGCATTCAGGGGCTGCTGGAAATCCTCCAGATCCCCTACACCCATTCCGGTGTCATGGCGTCGTCTCTCGCGATGAACAAGGATCGGGCCAAGGCGGTGATGAGCGCGGCCGGAGTGCCGGTCGTCGAGCATCGCATCATGAACCGGGCGGATGTCGCGCGCGAACACCCCATGAAGCCGCCCTATGTCATCAAGCCGGTCAATGAAGGGTCGAGCTTTGGCGTGCTCATCGTCGGTGAGGGGGAGGCCTATCCGCCGGAACAGCTTTATTCTGCCGATTGGCCCTATGGCGAGCGGATCATGGTTGAACGCTTTGTTGCGGGCCGTGAATTAACTTGTGCGGTAATGGGTGATGTTGCGCTCGGTGTGATCGACATTGTTGCCGACAAGCATCAGTTCTATGACTTCGATGCGAAGTACGCACCCGGCGGTTCAAAACACATCCTGCCGGCGGAAATTTCACCAAATATTTACCATGAAGTACAGAAATTGACATTGAAGGCGCACGAAGCACTCGGGTGCAGAGGCGTCTCCCGTGCCGATTTCCGCCTGGATGACAGGCTTCATGGCACGGGTGAACTGATTTGCCTGGAAGTGAACACCCAGCCCGGCATGACGCCGACATCTCTGGTTCCGGACATGGCCGCGCATGCGGGACATGATTTTGGTGAGCTGGTGCGCTGGATCGTGGAGGATGCAAGTTGCGCTCGCTAA
- a CDS encoding cell division protein FtsQ/DivIB, with product MRNERTGAGEKPRRGVSRLRRRPVWREAGFLAHLPRWTGTAGALGFLGVTALYGMVLGGYTEAAADALTAEAGFSIQAIELSGQRETTEFEILEELEIPNGASLLLFDVAAARSRLQRNPWVQDVSIQKFYPGTLKVSLSEREPFALWQRGQIVSIIDPDGNVITDEVRERYAGLPLVVGHGAQKRAPQMLNELNRQPDLRSRVRALVLIAERRWNLVLENNVTVRLPEEGVDDALAYLVKLDREQGLLSRAITAVDLRLKDRIVVKLDKDTKLNRNSGSVGVSTSRKEADT from the coding sequence ATGCGGAACGAGAGGACCGGTGCGGGCGAAAAGCCGCGCCGCGGTGTCTCGCGCCTGCGTCGACGTCCGGTTTGGCGCGAAGCGGGCTTTCTCGCACATTTGCCGCGCTGGACGGGTACGGCGGGCGCTCTTGGTTTTCTCGGCGTGACCGCGCTTTATGGCATGGTTCTGGGCGGCTACACCGAAGCGGCCGCCGACGCCTTGACGGCTGAAGCCGGTTTTTCCATTCAGGCGATTGAGCTTTCCGGCCAGCGCGAGACCACGGAATTCGAGATCCTCGAAGAGCTGGAAATCCCGAACGGGGCCTCGCTCCTGCTGTTCGATGTTGCCGCCGCGCGCTCGCGCCTGCAGCGCAATCCCTGGGTGCAGGACGTTTCCATCCAGAAATTCTATCCCGGCACACTGAAGGTCTCCTTGTCGGAACGCGAGCCCTTTGCGCTTTGGCAGCGCGGCCAGATCGTTTCGATCATCGATCCTGATGGCAACGTCATCACCGATGAGGTGCGCGAACGCTATGCGGGGCTGCCGCTGGTGGTGGGGCACGGGGCGCAGAAGCGTGCGCCGCAGATGCTCAATGAGTTGAACAGGCAGCCGGATCTGAGGTCTCGCGTCCGGGCGCTGGTGCTGATCGCCGAGCGCCGCTGGAACCTCGTTCTGGAAAACAACGTGACCGTGCGCCTGCCGGAAGAAGGCGTCGATGACGCGCTTGCCTATCTGGTCAAGCTCGACCGGGAACAAGGCCTGCTGTCGCGCGCCATCACGGCTGTGGATTTGCGGTTGAAGGACCGGATCGTGGTCAAGCTGGACAAGGACACCAAACTCAACCGCAACAGCGGCAGTGTGGGTGTCTCCACTTCGCGCAAGGAGGCGGATACCTGA
- a CDS encoding arylamine N-acetyltransferase: MTFNLDAYLARLRIDAPPATSAGLAHLQEAHLCAIAFEAIDPLTGRVPALDPDALHRKLVVGGRGGYCFEQNSLFFLALSALGFEAEPVMARVRNGGPRGGARTHLAHVVHLEGRDWLADVGFGGGGARWPVPVERHRLDYQPGEVYRVVHDAQTGEIVLQRFAEDGWSGLYGFERLKVLTVDVEAANHLCATWAKAPFSSNLMLHRLRPDGRIGVFNTKVNEVRDGVKTSREIGSVAELRDLLVDAFGLAIGEADLALIAARLGLSAEEMAQAGARGALWLRTSRNLRSWRFRRGGFRRHNAASRIP, translated from the coding sequence TTGACCTTCAATCTGGACGCCTATCTGGCGCGCCTTCGGATCGATGCGCCTCCGGCGACAAGCGCCGGACTTGCCCACCTGCAGGAAGCGCATCTTTGCGCCATCGCGTTTGAGGCCATCGATCCTCTGACGGGGCGTGTTCCCGCGCTTGATCCCGATGCGCTTCACCGCAAATTGGTCGTTGGCGGACGCGGTGGCTATTGCTTTGAACAGAACAGCCTCTTTTTTCTGGCGCTGTCCGCTCTCGGATTTGAAGCCGAGCCCGTGATGGCGCGGGTGCGCAATGGCGGGCCGCGCGGCGGGGCGCGCACGCATCTTGCCCACGTCGTTCATCTGGAGGGGCGTGACTGGCTGGCCGATGTCGGCTTCGGCGGCGGCGGGGCGCGCTGGCCGGTACCGGTGGAGCGCCATCGCCTCGACTATCAGCCGGGAGAGGTCTACCGGGTCGTTCATGACGCGCAGACGGGCGAGATCGTTCTGCAACGGTTTGCCGAGGATGGCTGGTCCGGGCTTTACGGTTTTGAGCGGCTGAAGGTGCTGACGGTGGATGTGGAGGCGGCCAACCATCTGTGCGCGACATGGGCGAAAGCGCCCTTCAGTTCCAACCTGATGCTGCACCGTCTGAGGCCGGATGGGCGGATCGGCGTCTTCAATACAAAGGTCAACGAGGTGCGCGATGGGGTGAAGACCTCGCGCGAGATCGGCAGTGTGGCCGAATTGCGCGATCTTCTGGTGGATGCCTTCGGCCTCGCCATAGGGGAGGCAGACCTTGCGTTGATCGCAGCGCGGCTGGGGCTTTCCGCTGAGGAGATGGCGCAGGCCGGCGCGCGAGGGGCTCTATGGTTGAGGACAAGCAGAAACTTGCGGTCTTGGCGCTTCCGCCGGGGGGGCTTCCGGCGGCATAATGCGGCTTCCCGAATCCCCTGA
- the lpxC gene encoding UDP-3-O-acyl-N-acetylglucosamine deacetylase, whose amino-acid sequence MTGIRNDRQKTLAGHVTVNGIGVHSGNPVSMTLHPAPADNGVTFLIPSADGSSDTELQAHWSEVSATALCTVLGRDPESIGTIEHLMAALMGLGVDNVVVEVDAREVPIMDGSAAQYVEAIDQVGLLTQTKARRFIRILKPVRIEHNGSVSELRPYSGTRFDITIDFDTPLIGRQRFASDMTPDVFRNELARARTFGKVSEVEQLWKMGFAKGSSLENSVAIAEDRVLNPEGTRWPDEFVRHKTLDAVGDLSLAGYQILGEYRSYKPGHKMNHSMLVALFADEDAYELVDGRPQREAAPVDFAGEIAVPAYCPEVA is encoded by the coding sequence ATGACGGGAATTCGGAACGACAGGCAGAAAACCCTTGCCGGGCACGTAACGGTGAACGGTATCGGAGTTCATTCCGGCAATCCCGTTTCAATGACCCTTCATCCCGCCCCGGCCGACAACGGCGTCACCTTTCTCATTCCCTCCGCAGACGGTTCGTCCGATACCGAACTCCAGGCGCACTGGTCCGAGGTCTCCGCGACCGCTCTTTGCACGGTCCTTGGTCGCGATCCGGAATCCATCGGAACGATCGAACACCTGATGGCCGCGCTCATGGGCCTCGGTGTCGACAATGTGGTGGTGGAAGTCGATGCGCGCGAAGTGCCGATCATGGATGGCAGCGCCGCGCAGTATGTTGAGGCAATCGATCAGGTCGGCCTCCTCACGCAGACCAAGGCGCGCCGATTTATCCGCATTCTCAAGCCGGTCCGCATCGAGCACAACGGCTCGGTGAGCGAGCTTCGTCCCTATTCGGGCACCCGTTTCGACATCACCATCGATTTTGACACCCCGCTGATCGGTCGCCAGCGTTTTGCCAGCGACATGACGCCGGATGTCTTCCGCAACGAGCTTGCCCGTGCGCGCACCTTCGGCAAGGTCTCCGAGGTCGAGCAGCTTTGGAAGATGGGCTTTGCGAAGGGCTCCTCGCTGGAGAATTCCGTGGCGATCGCCGAGGACCGGGTTCTGAACCCGGAAGGCACCCGCTGGCCGGACGAGTTCGTGCGTCACAAGACACTGGATGCGGTGGGCGATCTCAGCCTTGCCGGCTATCAGATCCTTGGCGAGTACCGTTCCTACAAGCCGGGTCACAAGATGAATCACTCCATGCTTGTCGCCCTGTTTGCAGATGAAGACGCCTATGAACTGGTCGACGGTCGCCCGCAGCGCGAGGCTGCGCCGGTCGATTTCGCCGGCGAGATCGCAGTGCCCGCCTATTGCCCGGAAGTCGCCTAA
- the ftsA gene encoding cell division protein FtsA: MAASSPYLPRMKPLPARRSVIVSVLDIGSTKVCCLIAKLTPHEDSDVLPGRTHAVEVLGYGYQRARGIKSGVVVDLDHAEQAVRQAVDSAERMAGVTVESLIVNTTCGRLASEIFCASVPLAGDAVSEADIQRVLAAGGEHFAVNDRAIVHALPISYTLDGNRGIRDPRAMIGRKLGVDMHVVTAEFPPLRNLELCVNRGHLKVETMVATPYASGLATLVDDEAELGVACIDMGGGTTTLAVFVEGQAVHVDAIAVGGHHVTMDIARGLSTRLRDAERIKTLFGNTLPGGGDDLDLISVPPVDADSDMPQQIPRSVLTRIIRPRVEEILELVRDRLNASGFAGQVGKRVVLTGGASQLNGMAEQARRVMGRNVRLGRPLGIVGLPEAAKGPAFAASVGLLIYPQVAQIEQFEPGSQRQWRMTGTGYFGRVGRWIRESF; encoded by the coding sequence ATGGCTGCGTCGTCTCCCTATCTGCCGCGCATGAAGCCGCTTCCGGCGCGCCGCTCGGTGATCGTGTCGGTCCTGGATATCGGCTCCACCAAGGTGTGCTGCCTGATCGCCAAGCTGACGCCGCACGAAGACAGCGATGTCCTGCCGGGGCGCACCCATGCGGTGGAAGTGCTGGGGTATGGCTATCAGCGCGCCCGCGGCATCAAGTCGGGCGTGGTGGTCGATCTCGATCATGCCGAACAGGCGGTCCGCCAGGCTGTGGACAGCGCCGAACGCATGGCCGGGGTGACGGTGGAGTCTCTCATCGTCAACACGACCTGCGGGCGTCTGGCCTCCGAGATCTTCTGCGCCAGCGTGCCGCTGGCGGGCGATGCGGTGAGCGAAGCCGATATCCAGCGCGTGCTGGCCGCCGGCGGTGAACATTTCGCGGTCAATGATCGCGCCATCGTCCATGCGCTGCCGATCTCCTACACGCTGGACGGCAATCGCGGCATCCGTGATCCGCGCGCCATGATCGGTCGCAAGCTGGGCGTGGACATGCATGTGGTGACGGCGGAATTCCCGCCGTTGCGTAATCTGGAGCTTTGCGTCAACCGGGGGCACCTGAAGGTGGAGACCATGGTCGCGACGCCCTATGCGAGCGGGCTCGCCACGCTGGTCGATGACGAGGCCGAACTCGGCGTCGCCTGCATCGACATGGGCGGCGGCACGACGACGCTTGCGGTGTTTGTGGAAGGTCAGGCGGTGCATGTGGATGCCATCGCCGTCGGTGGCCACCACGTGACGATGGACATTGCGCGTGGTCTTTCCACGCGGCTGCGCGATGCGGAACGTATCAAGACGCTTTTCGGCAACACGCTGCCGGGCGGCGGAGACGATCTCGATCTGATTTCGGTCCCCCCGGTCGATGCTGACAGCGACATGCCGCAGCAGATCCCGCGTTCGGTGCTCACCCGCATCATTCGCCCGCGGGTGGAAGAAATTCTGGAACTCGTGCGTGACCGTCTGAACGCATCGGGCTTTGCCGGTCAGGTCGGCAAGCGTGTGGTTCTGACGGGCGGCGCGAGCCAGCTCAACGGAATGGCCGAACAGGCGCGCCGGGTCATGGGCAGGAATGTCCGTCTCGGCCGTCCGCTCGGTATCGTGGGTCTGCCGGAAGCGGCCAAGGGGCCGGCTTTTGCAGCCTCTGTGGGCCTGCTGATCTATCCGCAGGTGGCGCAGATCGAGCAGTTCGAACCGGGCAGCCAGAGGCAATGGCGGATGACCGGGACCGGGTATTTCGGCCGCGTGGGCCGTTGGATCCGGGAGAGTTTCTAG
- the ftsZ gene encoding cell division protein FtsZ gives MTINLQIPDITELKPRITVFGVGGAGGNAVNNMIQAGLQGCDFVVANTDAQALTLSQSDRVIQMGVAVTEGLGAGSQPEVGRAAAEEVLDEINDHLSGAHMVFITGGMGGGTGTGAAPVIARAAREQGILTVGVVTKPFHFEGQRRMRLAEHGIQELQQSVDTLIVIPNQNLFRIANDQTTFADAFAMADQVLYSGVACVTDLMVKEGLINLDFADVRSIMRGMGKAMMGTGEATGENRAMQAAEAAIANPLLDETSMKGAKGLLISITGGRDMTLFEVDEAATRIREEVDEDANIIMGATFDESLEGTVRVSVVATGIDREVMENTTLAETRMAQLTERLKTATAQPPLARKLETVSQPIASRPAPIITEDALEAELTAQHQPTHVASDPAVTIEAYQPSPSVVSQRDMPLDFDEVPQAPAAIDEPAAEPYIPPTAETIATPRMPEIEDFPPIVHDEIRTKAMTAMGEGQAYAEPQGQSYEDDDDRRPMSLLRRLASGLGRREEHDEYAHDEHAYEAPQANYQQPAAPQAAQRPAAPQPAHSEYAKRPAQGAAGRLDPHGRPAPQARQQAEDDQLEIPAFLRRQAN, from the coding sequence ATGACCATCAATCTCCAGATCCCCGATATCACGGAGCTGAAGCCGAGAATTACGGTCTTCGGCGTGGGCGGTGCCGGTGGCAACGCTGTCAACAACATGATCCAGGCAGGCCTTCAGGGTTGCGACTTCGTGGTCGCCAACACCGATGCGCAGGCCCTGACGCTCTCCCAGTCCGACCGCGTGATCCAGATGGGCGTCGCGGTGACGGAAGGCCTGGGCGCCGGATCCCAGCCCGAGGTTGGCCGCGCGGCCGCCGAAGAAGTGCTGGATGAAATCAACGACCACCTGTCGGGTGCGCACATGGTGTTCATCACCGGCGGCATGGGCGGCGGCACCGGCACCGGTGCGGCGCCGGTCATTGCCCGTGCGGCGCGCGAGCAGGGCATCCTGACCGTCGGTGTGGTCACCAAGCCGTTCCACTTCGAAGGTCAGCGCCGCATGCGTCTTGCCGAACACGGCATTCAGGAGCTGCAGCAGTCGGTCGACACGTTGATTGTCATTCCGAACCAGAACCTGTTCCGCATCGCCAACGACCAGACCACCTTCGCCGACGCCTTCGCGATGGCCGACCAGGTGCTGTATTCGGGCGTTGCCTGCGTCACCGACCTGATGGTGAAGGAAGGTCTCATCAACCTCGACTTCGCCGATGTGCGCTCGATCATGCGCGGCATGGGCAAGGCGATGATGGGCACCGGCGAGGCGACCGGCGAGAACCGCGCCATGCAGGCGGCGGAAGCTGCGATTGCCAATCCGCTGCTCGACGAAACCTCCATGAAGGGCGCGAAGGGGCTGCTGATCTCCATCACCGGCGGTCGCGACATGACGCTGTTTGAGGTGGACGAAGCCGCAACCCGCATCCGCGAGGAAGTGGACGAGGACGCCAACATCATCATGGGTGCGACCTTCGACGAGAGCCTTGAGGGCACGGTCCGCGTCTCCGTCGTGGCGACCGGCATTGACCGTGAAGTCATGGAAAACACCACTCTGGCCGAAACCCGCATGGCTCAGCTGACCGAGCGGCTGAAGACGGCGACGGCGCAGCCGCCGCTTGCCCGCAAGCTGGAGACGGTTTCCCAGCCGATCGCGAGCCGCCCGGCCCCGATCATCACCGAAGATGCGCTTGAGGCGGAGCTTACCGCGCAGCATCAGCCGACCCATGTCGCGTCCGATCCGGCCGTGACCATCGAGGCCTATCAGCCGAGCCCGAGCGTTGTCTCCCAGCGCGACATGCCGCTGGATTTCGACGAGGTCCCGCAGGCCCCGGCTGCAATCGACGAGCCCGCGGCGGAGCCCTACATTCCGCCCACCGCCGAAACGATTGCGACCCCGCGCATGCCGGAGATCGAGGATTTTCCTCCGATCGTGCACGATGAAATCCGCACCAAGGCGATGACCGCCATGGGTGAGGGGCAGGCTTATGCCGAGCCGCAGGGGCAGTCCTACGAAGACGACGATGACCGTCGTCCGATGAGCCTGCTGCGCCGTCTGGCTTCCGGCCTTGGTCGTCGTGAAGAGCATGATGAATATGCTCACGACGAACACGCCTACGAGGCCCCCCAGGCCAACTATCAGCAGCCTGCCGCTCCGCAGGCCGCACAGCGACCGGCTGCGCCGCAGCCCGCGCACAGCGAGTACGCCAAGCGGCCTGCTCAGGGTGCCGCCGGACGTCTGGACCCGCATGGCCGTCCTGCACCGCAGGCCCGCCAGCAGGCCGAGGATGACCAGCTGGAAATCCCGGCCTTCCTGCGCCGTCAGGCTAACTGA